CTTTCAGAGTCAGCCTTAGGGACAGTAAGTAAAACTAATACCTGTGTTTCTAGACTCTTAATATACTTTAAAATGAGATAAATGCTGTTTTTCTGCTTGTACTAAACCATAGGGTGAGATTATTTCATGAGATGTCAATAACTTCCTGACATAGTGCTCTATCTTCTGTGCTGATTAAAATGATTTAGAGCCATCTGAGTCATAACTGCATTGCTTCATGACTACTAAGGTCAAGATCCAGCCCCTATGTGGGATGTTAACATTGAGCATGAAGCATTTGAGTTGCATCTGCCCTAATAGATTCTATTTTAAAATCGTTTTTGCTATCAGACTTTTGACTTTTAATTAAAGATCTTAAAATTAGTACTTAGAGGACATTTTTTAACTGAATCAGTGGGAAGTGGAGAGATGAAACTGATGTTTAATGACATCATTATGATGTTTTCACTTGACTAGTATGTAAGCTTGCCATCTTGTGTGAGTGGTCAGTAAGTTGCAGTGAATCTCAATAGTCGTTGCCTATTGAAAAGCTGTTGTGAACCATCTCCCGTACTCTATTAATGTGATAAAATGACTAATAACCCTTTTAACAGTTATAttttttggaaatcctggtggcgtagtggttaagtgctacagctgctaaccaaaaggttggcagttcatatccatcaggtactccttggaaaccctatggggcagttctactctgtccttttagggtcgctatgagtcggaatcaacttgatggtaacgggtttggtttattatttggCAGAATGGTTGGGATTTAACCTGTTTGATCTTTAGCTTTACTTTTGTTCTCTGAGTCAGACACTCATGCAGTTTTACCATGATTCTTGAGAAGCCTGGTTGGAAATAAAGTAGGTAGAACGTTTGCATCTCTGTCTTCTGGAGGTCTCCGAGAGTTGCGTTCTTATTGCTCTTTGTCATTCCTGCTCTGTCCCAGGTATACCCAATTGAAGATTTCTCATTTATAACCTCATTGTTCACATTTGAAACAGGAAAAGTACATTGTCATGAGAATCATTTCTAATACAGAGATTCTCAAGATTGGTAATGTGCCTAAAAATCACCTGAGgagcttattaaaaatgcagattcctgggtttATCCCCAAGGACAGTGCCCCAGAATCTGCGTGCTTAACAGGCATCCCCAGTGTTTTCAGGACAAGCGGTGGAGAGAACACACTTGGAGAAACATTATTCTCGAGGTCTGAGCACACCAGGAATAAAGATACTTAAATGTCCTCAGTCCTGAGCACTAATTAATCCAGTCATGATGTGGATGCTTATTAATGGAACCTGAACATTCATACTGGTTATAATACACATGTCTTATTAAGAGCATGCCTACCTCTTATTCTGACACTCTGATGTTAAATTGTCCGCCACAGTAAGAATGGTTTTCGTGTTTTAGGCATAAGGCAAATCTGAGTTTAAGGACCTGGTTTTATTCTATCCTGTCTAGACTTGTATCCTCTGATAATTTGTGGCCTTTGTTACTTGCTAAttaatctttttcctttttcttttgttccataTAGAGAAAAGCGGTAAAGAAACTACCTCACTGGGAATGTCATCGTTACCAACTTCAGATGGATTTAACCATCTAGCCCATCCTTCAGGACAGAGTCCTGAGATTGGTAATCATACGAGTCTTACTCGCTCTGTCTCTGCTTCGGTCTGCCCTGCAAAGCCCAGTGACCCAGATAGCCTTGAACCTGAAACTGTCAAGGCTTCGAAGGCTTCAGCTGAGTTCCAGATAACCTCTGAAAAGATAGAGCATCTTCTTCCTCTACAGGATCTTTCTGATCATGCTTCTTCAACAGACAGTGCTCCAGCAGACCAGAGTGCATCTATGCCTTTGAAGAATTCATCAAAAGAAGCAGTCGTTGCAGATAATCTAAAGAAGTCTACTGAAGAAAGCACCCAGGGCCTCAAAATTCATCTCTATACAAGACAGGAAACTGGTTTATCTGTCGCAACTACTAGGATGCGTGAACCGCAAATGTTTCTCAGCGAAGAGGGCTGGCATCCAGAATATCAGAATCTGAGTCAAGTAAATGGCCTTCAGCACCATGAAGAACCAGGGAATGAACAGCACGAGGTTGTAGAACAGAATGCTTCGCATGACCCAGAACATCTTTGTAACACAGGGGACCCTGAACTTCTTAGAGAAAGGCAATGGAACCAACAAAAATGTGTTGATTTAGAAGATGAGATGAAAGGGGACAGGCAGAACGTAGACCTAGGTACAGAGAAAAATACTCTACCATCAGGATGCTTTGGCTGCTCTAATTTGGAAACACTTATGGAAGTAGACATTGTTGAAGAGTCCCTGGTTGCTGTGTTTAATTCAGCAGGCAGTCAGAATGCCAGTGTCAAGAACATTGGTGCATCTGATGCCACGCTAGATAATCCCTTAATGGAAGTAGAAACATCAAAATGTAACCCTTCATCTGAAATTTTATCTAATTCCATTTCCACTCAGGATTTACAGCTCCAAGAAACTAATGTTGAAATGTCTGCAACAAATAAAGAATATGGCAATTATTCCCCCTCTTTAAGTCTTTGTGGCAGTTGTCAGCCCTCTGTGGAGTCAACAGAGGAATCATATTCATCTATAACGACAGCTTTGAAGGAACTTCATGAGCTTTTAGTCATTAGTAGTAACCCAGCTTCAGAAAATACATCTGAAGAAGTTGTCAGCCGATCAGAAACAGGAGCTGAGGGCCAAACAAATACTCAAGACCTTTCTGAATTATGGACCCAAAATGAGGCTCTTCCAACTACCCAGGAAGAACAGCATTCACCAGTCTCCTTCCACCAGGCTGTACCTGTATCGGCGAAGACAGAAACATTAACAGGCACTTCACCTGGCACTGGAATAGAGGATATAGAAAATATTAACTGCAGGGGTCCAAGTGATGGCATGCATACTGATCAAGAAAGTGTCCCCAGGTCTAGGGAATCAGTAAACGACAGAAGTTCTGTCCCTCTAGCCTCAGCTAAAACACCTGATCAACTGCACTGCACCCTGGGTACAGAAGCTTCCCCCAAACTTTTAGCAGGTGAGGATGCACTCAACCAGATTTCTGAGCAAACTAAGCCCTTGCCATTCAGTTTCATATTGGTTAAAGACTTGAGTCAGTGCACGCAGAATCCAATGACAAACAGGCCTGAAACCAGAGAAGATGTCTGTCGTGAAGTGACCAGACCGTTCCTTGAGTTTGAACCACCTGCCAGCCACCCATCACATCCCTCCATTCTTCCACCATTGATTTTTCCTGCTGCAGACATTGACCGGATCCTCCATGCTGGCTTTACTTTGCAGGAAGCTCTTGGGGCTTTGCATCGAGTTGGCGGAAATGCAGACCTTGCTCTTCTTGTTTTGCTAGCAAAGAACATTGTAGTTCCTACATAACCATGGAAAGTGGGCTAGACTGTACTCCATTCCCTTAAAGAAAGCtatatgcacacacaccacatacacactcacactcatacaGTGTAAGTAGAAACCTGCAAGCAGAATGTtgagccagatttttttttttttttttaagatttttcttggCCAAAGTAATTTATGATCTCTTATCTGATGAACTTCTCTATTCTAGTTGTTAAAATTTGGGGCTTTTTAAATGTATTGGCAGTATGTGCATACAAAAGCGTTTTATTCTCTTTAAGATGATGTATTCTGGAATAAAATTGATGGCTTTGTGTATAGCATACCATTTTACAATGAGAGTGAATGCTTTGAAAAGCAGAAGCCATGAGAAATCCCACCACCCGTGCAGCTAAAAACAAATCAGCTTAAcactgtgactgtgtgtgtgagcTGTAGGCAAGGTATGGCTTGTTGACTCAATTGTCAAGTTACAAACTTTTGACCACAGTCTGGTGTTTGGAGTTAATACTCAGTGCTCTGTATGTTATGATTCATCAATTATAACAGGAAATTGAAGAATAATTGACTAATATCTCCTAGAGtggtattttttatttgtgtgcTTAGGGTTTGACTTTCAATAGGGTGAGTGGGAGGGTTTAAAACTTGGGCTCCGTTGTATATTGCAGGCTGCTGCATGGATTGCCAAATATTACACTGGGTGGGATACTGTGAGGGAATTAGAGTGAAACATGGTGCTAcccagatttaaaaagaaaaaaaaaaaattatatatatataattccatttataagcATCTTGGTGATGTTTCAAGAACTGTGAGTGGAAAATAATCACTTAAACACTGGAATTTGCTATAGATTGGGTTTGCTAGCATCTCATTGACCATACCTCAACCCTTATTGATTATTTGATCAATTTATGTTCAACTATTGGGTTGATTGACAGCAGTTTATCTCTTTTCTAAACTCATCTTCCACTAAGAAGTTCTAAAGCTCAGTTTTGAGCCATGAACTGAGTGAAATGTTGAAGTGTGATAATTTTAACACCGGTTCATCTTGGTGCTTGGAATGGTCAGTCTGTTTGATGAGCGTCCTTCACGGCAATAGAAAATAGTTACTGCAGTTTCTGACTCAAGTGACCTTGGTAGAGTTTTCCATCCCTTTCTTTCCTCAGGAATTTCTTTTCTAAACAAGATTCATCATATTTGTGTCTACTGTGTAGAGTTAAGATGTGGCCTTTTAGAGAGGACTCGCCCTTGGAAATCATTGCCCTGTGGGCCCCGCTGTGCAATAATCTGACTGGATAGGTATTAGATCATTCTTTCCTGGAAGACTGTTCTCTTAGGTACCTAGCAGAAATCTgaaattttggttttattgaaaAAGATTTTAAGAATGGTAATTCTTGATTATTCTTCCAGATTACGGTTAGCAATGTGTTTGAAACAAGCTTTGCAAGGATGATTTGTGAACTTAGTGTTAAGTAATTTTGTCTAAAATCTGACTCTTTGATAACTTGTTCTTCCCATCAAAATTGAAGTCATTGAGCACAATCAAAATGGAGGCTCGTATCTCAGGAGTTTTTGAAATTTTAACTTAGGGGCCCTGAGAGACATGTCTCTTCGACCCTGTCCCAActcctttctttccctttgcTGTGATGTTTGTACGTATATTATAAGACATTAGTGATGTGATGGGAAGTCACACAGATGCATCATGATTCTTTCTGAAGTTAGGAAATGGTTGACAGACTGGGCTGTCGTTACTGTTTTCAAGAGGGCGCTCAGAAGGACAGGTTAGCCAGATTTGTCTTTAAAATGTCCTTTTCGACAATCACATGTTGTGGATTTTGTTTGCCCTACACCAAAGATGTAAGATGCACTGGGAAACTGCTTGTAGGATTTCTGTCAACTGACTCTTAAGAGCTATGATTGTAACTAAGTGGTTGGTGTTATGGTTGAAGCAGAATCTAGTAGCAATGCAGTGGGACTCTTGATTGTTTTATGGGAGTGGTTTGAGAATGTATTCTAAGCTTACAGATCTTTGGGGCCATGGGATGGAGTGGGTGTGGTGTGGGGGAAC
This DNA window, taken from Elephas maximus indicus isolate mEleMax1 chromosome 3, mEleMax1 primary haplotype, whole genome shotgun sequence, encodes the following:
- the DDI2 gene encoding protein DDI1 homolog 2 isoform X2; translation: MLLTNPHELSLLKERNPPLADALLSGDLEKFSRVLVEQQQDRARREQERIRLFSADPFDLEAQAKIEEDIRQQNIEENMTIAMEEAPESFGQVVMLYINCKVNGHPVKAFVDSGAQMTIMSQACAERCNIMRLVDRRWAGIAKGVGTQKIIGRVHLAQVQIEGDFLACSFSILEEQPMDMLLGLDMLKRHQCSIDLKKNVLVIGTTGSQTTFLPEGELPECARLAYGAGREDLRPDETGDQELAEALQKSVEDAEKSGKETTSLGMSSLPTSDGFNHLAHPSGQSPEIGNHTSLTRSVSASVCPAKPSDPDSLEPETVKASKASAEFQITSEKIEHLLPLQDLSDHASSTDSAPADQSASMPLKNSSKEAVVADNLKKSTEESTQGLKIHLYTRQETGLSVATTRMREPQMFLSEEGWHPEYQNLSQVNGLQHHEEPGNEQHEVVEQNASHDPEHLCNTGDPELLRERQWNQQKCVDLEDEMKGDRQNVDLGTEKNTLPSGCFGCSNLETLMEVDIVEESLVAVFNSAGSQNASVKNIGASDATLDNPLMEVETSKCNPSSEILSNSISTQDLQLQETNVEMSATNKEYGNYSPSLSLCGSCQPSVESTEESYSSITTALKELHELLVISSNPASENTSEEVVSRSETGAEGQTNTQDLSELWTQNEALPTTQEEQHSPVSFHQAVPVSAKTETLTGTSPGTGIEDIENINCRGPSDGMHTDQESVPRSRESVNDRSSVPLASAKTPDQLHCTLGTEASPKLLAGEDALNQISEQTKPLPFSFILVKDLSQCTQNPMTNRPETREDVCREVTRPFLEFEPPASHPSHPSILPPLIFPAADIDRILHAGFTLQEALGALHRVGGNADLALLVLLAKNIVVPT
- the DDI2 gene encoding protein DDI1 homolog 2 isoform X1; protein product: MLLTVYCVRRDLSEVTFSLQVDADFELHNFRALCELESGIPAAESQIVYAERPLTDNHRSLASYGLKDGDVVILRQKESADPRPPVQFPNLPRIDFSSIAVPGTSSSRQRQPPGAQQPHSSLGEIASSPQGLDNPALLRDMLLTNPHELSLLKERNPPLADALLSGDLEKFSRVLVEQQQDRARREQERIRLFSADPFDLEAQAKIEEDIRQQNIEENMTIAMEEAPESFGQVVMLYINCKVNGHPVKAFVDSGAQMTIMSQACAERCNIMRLVDRRWAGIAKGVGTQKIIGRVHLAQVQIEGDFLACSFSILEEQPMDMLLGLDMLKRHQCSIDLKKNVLVIGTTGSQTTFLPEGELPECARLAYGAGREDLRPDETGDQELAEALQKSVEDAEKSGKETTSLGMSSLPTSDGFNHLAHPSGQSPEIGNHTSLTRSVSASVCPAKPSDPDSLEPETVKASKASAEFQITSEKIEHLLPLQDLSDHASSTDSAPADQSASMPLKNSSKEAVVADNLKKSTEESTQGLKIHLYTRQETGLSVATTRMREPQMFLSEEGWHPEYQNLSQVNGLQHHEEPGNEQHEVVEQNASHDPEHLCNTGDPELLRERQWNQQKCVDLEDEMKGDRQNVDLGTEKNTLPSGCFGCSNLETLMEVDIVEESLVAVFNSAGSQNASVKNIGASDATLDNPLMEVETSKCNPSSEILSNSISTQDLQLQETNVEMSATNKEYGNYSPSLSLCGSCQPSVESTEESYSSITTALKELHELLVISSNPASENTSEEVVSRSETGAEGQTNTQDLSELWTQNEALPTTQEEQHSPVSFHQAVPVSAKTETLTGTSPGTGIEDIENINCRGPSDGMHTDQESVPRSRESVNDRSSVPLASAKTPDQLHCTLGTEASPKLLAGEDALNQISEQTKPLPFSFILVKDLSQCTQNPMTNRPETREDVCREVTRPFLEFEPPASHPSHPSILPPLIFPAADIDRILHAGFTLQEALGALHRVGGNADLALLVLLAKNIVVPT
- the DDI2 gene encoding protein DDI1 homolog 2 isoform X3, encoding MSSLPTSDGFNHLAHPSGQSPEIGNHTSLTRSVSASVCPAKPSDPDSLEPETVKASKASAEFQITSEKIEHLLPLQDLSDHASSTDSAPADQSASMPLKNSSKEAVVADNLKKSTEESTQGLKIHLYTRQETGLSVATTRMREPQMFLSEEGWHPEYQNLSQVNGLQHHEEPGNEQHEVVEQNASHDPEHLCNTGDPELLRERQWNQQKCVDLEDEMKGDRQNVDLGTEKNTLPSGCFGCSNLETLMEVDIVEESLVAVFNSAGSQNASVKNIGASDATLDNPLMEVETSKCNPSSEILSNSISTQDLQLQETNVEMSATNKEYGNYSPSLSLCGSCQPSVESTEESYSSITTALKELHELLVISSNPASENTSEEVVSRSETGAEGQTNTQDLSELWTQNEALPTTQEEQHSPVSFHQAVPVSAKTETLTGTSPGTGIEDIENINCRGPSDGMHTDQESVPRSRESVNDRSSVPLASAKTPDQLHCTLGTEASPKLLAGEDALNQISEQTKPLPFSFILVKDLSQCTQNPMTNRPETREDVCREVTRPFLEFEPPASHPSHPSILPPLIFPAADIDRILHAGFTLQEALGALHRVGGNADLALLVLLAKNIVVPT